In Candidatus Tanganyikabacteria bacterium, the DNA window CGCTTCTCCTGTTGTGCGCCGGCCCGGCGGTGGCCAAGCCGTCGCTCTTCGGCCCCGACTCGGTGGTCCAGACCACATGCATCGCGTGCCATGCCCAGGAGGCCGGCGGCCGCGTCACCCGCATCGAGTCCATGCGTACGACTCCCGAGGAATGGGAGTACACGCTCACGCGCATGGAGCGGCGCTACGGCATGGCCCTGGATCCCGCGACGCGCAAGCAGGCGCTCAAGGAACTCTCGGCCAAGCTCGGCCTGACGCAGGCCGAGGCCGCCAAGGTGGCGTATCTGCTGCGGAGCCCCGCGGCCTCCGGCCGGGAGCGGCTCCCGGTCGACGAGCGCTACCAGCGGGTTTGCGCCTCCTGCCACAGCTGGGGCAAGGTGATGAGCCACCGCCGCACGCCCGAAAGCTGGCGCTCGCTCAAGGATTTCCACCTGGCATCCTTCCCCTCGGCCACCATCTTGAGCTTCGAGGAGATCAAGTGGCGCGAGGAGGCGGCCGACCTCCTCGATGGCTTGGCCCGACTGCTGCCGCTGGAGGCGACGTCATGGCAGCAGGAGCGCGCGGCCAAGACGCCAGATCTGTCGGGAGCCTACCTCGCGGCGGGCCGGCAACCGGGGCGCGGCGATTATCAGGCGGCCGTGACGCTCGAGGCCCGCGGTGGCAACGATTACGAGATCACGCGGGCGGTGCGCTGGGAGGACGGCAAGACCGAGACGCACAAGGGTGCGGGCGCGCTGTACGGCGCGCATTCGCTGCGGATGCGCTTCAACTGGCCGGGCTCCCACGTCAAGGCCGCGGCCCAGTTGCAGCCC includes these proteins:
- the peaA gene encoding quinohemoprotein amine dehydrogenase subunit alpha, yielding MRKLASIPAIVSLLLLCAGPAVAKPSLFGPDSVVQTTCIACHAQEAGGRVTRIESMRTTPEEWEYTLTRMERRYGMALDPATRKQALKELSAKLGLTQAEAAKVAYLLRSPAASGRERLPVDERYQRVCASCHSWGKVMSHRRTPESWRSLKDFHLASFPSATILSFEEIKWREEAADLLDGLARLLPLEATSWQQERAAKTPDLSGAYLAAGRQPGRGDYQAAVTLEARGGNDYEITRAVRWEDGKTETHKGAGALYGAHSLRMRFNWPGSHVKAAAQLQPDGRLEGTWTVKHHEHVYGDETLYPRKGATRIARVAPTWLTPGGIHKVRVLATGKPGKLDFGPGTRVTASRPLGDDWTEVTVQVESGARPNRRPLKLDGKPTQVEVAVARQIDYITVSPEHGMARIGYEWDPAKPKLVPRQGATFEAWGWSHGPDGKRQTADDVALTRLDGVRWSLSEFHTTFDDDDLAYIGTLGQNGLFMPNGFGPTPQSPSKNPTGNAWVVARWRPNQAAAEDLVARAYLWVTFPDLVKEIN